One Corynebacterium tuberculostearicum DNA window includes the following coding sequences:
- the rdgB gene encoding RdgB/HAM1 family non-canonical purine NTP pyrophosphatase, protein MVILVASNNPKKLAELERILADAGIEGVELRPLSAVEPYPEPVEDGRTFADNALIKARAGAAATGFATIADDSGLAIEELNGMPGVLSARWSGQHGNDQANNDLVLAQMADVPDERRAAAFVSVCALVTPDGTEHVAEGRWEGRFLREPRGDNGFGYDPLFQPEGESRSAAEMVSEEKNAVSHRGRALSQLVPAIAELVRSS, encoded by the coding sequence GTGGTAATTCTCGTCGCGTCCAATAACCCGAAGAAGCTCGCGGAGCTGGAGCGCATCCTGGCCGACGCCGGCATCGAGGGCGTCGAGCTGCGCCCGCTATCCGCCGTGGAGCCCTACCCAGAGCCGGTGGAAGACGGCCGCACCTTTGCCGATAACGCGCTCATCAAGGCCCGCGCCGGCGCGGCCGCGACCGGCTTTGCCACCATCGCGGATGATTCCGGCCTGGCCATCGAAGAGCTCAACGGCATGCCCGGCGTGCTTTCCGCCCGCTGGTCCGGCCAGCACGGCAATGACCAGGCCAATAATGACCTGGTCTTGGCACAGATGGCCGATGTCCCCGATGAGCGCCGCGCCGCCGCCTTTGTCTCCGTCTGCGCGCTCGTGACTCCCGATGGCACCGAGCACGTGGCCGAGGGCCGCTGGGAAGGCCGCTTCCTGCGCGAGCCGCGCGGGGACAACGGCTTTGGCTATGACCCGCTCTTTCAGCCAGAAGGCGAGTCCCGGTCGGCCGCGGAGATGGTCTCAGAAGAAAAGAACGCGGTCTCGCATCGCGGCCGCGCTCTAAGTCAACTAGTCCCCGCCATCGCGGAGCTGGTTCGTAGTTCCTAA
- a CDS encoding DUF3817 domain-containing protein: MTNKVHPARQARIRGPLKFFSIAATVTGVFLIILVIRMVCQYLIGMEIPEWATYIAIVHGIAYMTYLLSILILGPRALWPVGKLFTTALAGVVPFLSFWMEHKRRKEIKEEFQL; the protein is encoded by the coding sequence ATGACCAATAAAGTTCACCCCGCCCGCCAGGCCCGCATCCGCGGACCTTTGAAGTTTTTCTCCATCGCGGCCACCGTGACCGGTGTCTTCCTGATTATCCTGGTCATCCGCATGGTCTGCCAGTACCTCATCGGCATGGAGATCCCAGAGTGGGCCACCTATATCGCGATCGTGCACGGCATCGCGTACATGACCTACCTGCTGTCCATCCTCATCCTCGGCCCGCGCGCGCTGTGGCCGGTGGGCAAGCTCTTTACCACCGCCCTTGCCGGCGTGGTGCCCTTCCTGTCCTTCTGGATGGAGCACAAGCGCCGCAAGGAGATTAAGGAGGAGTTCCAGCTTTAG
- a CDS encoding solute carrier family 23 protein — MASQPKHPVDIVPPAPKLAALGLQHVLAFYAGAVIVPLLIAGSLNLDAETTIHLINADLLTCGIATIIQSLGVGKRIGVRLPIVQGVTTTAVSPIIAIGLGATDGAGGVASLPTIYGAIIVAGLFTFFAAPVFGKVLRFFPPVVTGSVLLVMGTSLLGVSANDFVNYAEGVPATRDLLYGFGTLAVIILVQRFSSGFLGTLAVLIGLVLGTGVALVLGDASFDEVSSAPALGITTPFYFGMPKFDLVAIFSLIIVMIITMVETTGDVFATGEIVKKRIRRDDVVRAIRADGLSTLVGGVMNSFPYTCFAQNVGLVRLTSVKSRWVAVAAAGFMMVLGILPKAGAVVASIPSPVLGGASLALFANVAWVGLQTIAKSDLSDGRNSVIVTSALGLAMLVTFKPDIATAFPEWAQTFVSSGMSIGAITAIVLNLLFFHTGGKQGTQVSRAVGKSVSLQQLNGASREEFVSALRPLFNNETWPLELAWESRPFGDVNELRAAIQVAVLTADDSRRAALIHDYPAMDELLLADADEAATISADRGSLGLTDLDDVQTERITELSAAYRERFDMPFVAYLDTNDTVDRVIDVGVRRLANSPEQEYRTALGEIVEIANDRFDILLADANPVRSSWDRKFTEVD, encoded by the coding sequence GTGGCTTCCCAGCCCAAGCATCCAGTAGATATCGTCCCACCCGCCCCCAAACTAGCCGCCTTGGGTTTACAACATGTGCTGGCGTTTTATGCCGGCGCAGTCATCGTCCCGCTGCTCATTGCCGGCTCGCTCAATCTGGATGCGGAAACCACCATCCACCTCATTAATGCGGATCTGTTGACCTGTGGCATTGCGACGATCATTCAGTCCCTGGGCGTCGGCAAGCGCATTGGCGTGCGCCTGCCCATCGTGCAGGGCGTGACTACAACGGCCGTCTCCCCGATTATTGCCATTGGCCTGGGCGCGACCGACGGCGCGGGTGGGGTGGCCTCGCTGCCTACCATCTATGGCGCCATTATTGTCGCCGGCCTTTTTACCTTCTTTGCGGCGCCGGTCTTTGGCAAGGTGCTGCGCTTCTTCCCGCCGGTGGTCACCGGTTCGGTCCTGCTGGTTATGGGTACGTCACTGTTGGGGGTATCGGCCAATGACTTTGTCAATTACGCCGAGGGCGTGCCGGCCACCCGCGACTTGCTCTATGGCTTTGGCACGCTCGCGGTCATCATCTTGGTGCAGCGTTTTTCCTCGGGATTCCTGGGCACCCTGGCCGTGCTCATCGGCCTAGTCTTAGGCACTGGCGTGGCGCTCGTGCTTGGCGACGCCTCCTTTGACGAGGTCTCCTCCGCCCCCGCCCTCGGCATTACTACCCCGTTCTACTTCGGTATGCCGAAGTTTGACCTAGTAGCTATTTTCTCGCTCATCATCGTCATGATCATCACCATGGTGGAGACCACCGGTGACGTCTTTGCCACCGGCGAGATTGTAAAAAAGCGCATCCGCCGCGATGACGTCGTGCGTGCCATTCGCGCCGATGGTCTGTCCACCCTGGTGGGCGGCGTGATGAACTCCTTCCCCTATACCTGCTTTGCCCAAAACGTTGGCCTGGTGCGCCTGACCAGCGTGAAGTCGCGCTGGGTGGCCGTTGCCGCCGCCGGGTTCATGATGGTGCTGGGCATTCTGCCCAAGGCCGGCGCGGTCGTGGCCTCCATCCCCTCCCCGGTTCTCGGCGGCGCGTCTCTGGCACTTTTCGCCAACGTGGCGTGGGTGGGTCTGCAGACCATCGCCAAATCCGATCTTTCTGATGGCCGCAACTCCGTCATCGTCACCTCCGCGCTGGGCTTGGCCATGCTGGTGACCTTCAAGCCGGATATCGCCACCGCCTTCCCGGAGTGGGCACAAACCTTCGTCTCTTCTGGCATGTCCATCGGCGCCATTACCGCCATCGTGCTCAACCTTTTGTTCTTCCATACAGGGGGCAAGCAGGGAACGCAGGTGTCTCGGGCCGTCGGCAAGAGCGTGAGCTTGCAGCAGCTCAATGGCGCCTCCCGCGAGGAATTCGTCTCGGCGCTGCGCCCGCTGTTTAATAACGAGACCTGGCCGCTGGAGCTGGCGTGGGAGTCGCGGCCCTTCGGCGATGTTAATGAGCTGCGCGCGGCCATTCAGGTGGCCGTGCTGACCGCGGATGATTCCCGCCGCGCCGCCCTCATCCACGATTACCCGGCCATGGATGAGCTGCTGCTTGCCGACGCCGACGAGGCCGCCACCATCTCCGCCGACCGCGGCTCCCTGGGCCTGACCGACCTGGATGATGTGCAGACCGAGCGTATCACCGAGCTTTCCGCCGCCTACCGCGAGCGCTTTGATATGCCGTTTGTGGCCTATTTGGATACCAATGACACCGTCGACCGCGTCATTGATGTCGGCGTGCGCCGCCTAGCCAACTCCCCGGAGCAGGAGTACCGCACCGCACTGGGCGAAATCGTAGAAATTGCCAACGACCGCTTCGATATCCTGCTGGCCGATGCCAACCCGGTCCGCTCCTCGTGGGACCGCAAGTTCACCGAGGTGGACTAG
- the pflA gene encoding pyruvate formate-lyase-activating protein, with the protein MADGVTGVVTLSPEEGERVRGAAAGLGNDAQFDDITRPELMEARRTGDIALVHSWELVTAVDGPGTRMTMFMSGCPLRCQYCHNPDTWEMKTGTLERVEDVVKRIKRYKPIFNASGGGLTISGGEPLFQLSFTRRVLKEVHDAGIHTTIDTAGYLGARLRDEDLDNIDLVLLDVKSGDEETYRKVTQRELQPTLDFGDRLNKMGKSVWIRFVVVPDLTDSPENVENVANIVARWKSNVERVEVLPFHNMGKDKWDSLGMNYQLADTKPPKPEDVEKIRDVFRSKGLEVY; encoded by the coding sequence ATGGCAGATGGCGTTACTGGTGTCGTTACCCTCTCTCCTGAAGAAGGAGAGCGAGTCCGCGGCGCGGCCGCGGGCCTGGGAAATGACGCTCAATTCGATGACATTACCCGCCCCGAACTCATGGAGGCGCGCCGTACCGGCGATATTGCCCTCGTGCACTCTTGGGAGCTCGTGACCGCCGTCGATGGCCCGGGTACCCGCATGACGATGTTCATGTCCGGCTGCCCACTGCGCTGCCAGTACTGCCATAACCCAGACACCTGGGAGATGAAGACCGGCACGCTGGAGCGGGTCGAGGATGTGGTCAAGCGCATTAAGCGTTATAAGCCAATCTTCAACGCTTCCGGTGGCGGTCTCACCATCTCCGGTGGTGAACCCCTCTTCCAACTTTCTTTCACGCGCCGCGTGCTCAAGGAAGTTCACGATGCGGGCATTCACACCACCATCGATACTGCCGGTTACCTCGGTGCGCGTTTGCGTGACGAGGACCTGGACAATATCGACCTCGTGCTTCTCGACGTCAAGTCGGGCGACGAGGAAACCTATCGCAAGGTCACTCAGCGCGAACTCCAGCCCACGCTGGACTTCGGCGACAGGCTAAACAAGATGGGCAAGTCGGTGTGGATCCGCTTCGTGGTGGTGCCAGACCTCACGGACTCGCCAGAGAACGTGGAAAATGTGGCCAATATCGTGGCGCGTTGGAAATCCAACGTTGAGCGCGTTGAGGTCCTGCCTTTCCACAATATGGGCAAGGACAAGTGGGATAGCTTGGGCATGAACTACCAGCTAGCTGACACGAAGCCACCAAAGCCGGAGGATGTGGAGAAAATCCGTGACGTCTTCCGCTCGAAGGGCTTGGAAGTCTACTAG
- a CDS encoding alpha/beta fold hydrolase — protein MTSYRRFGQTIKEHHLEVPWDYSNPHGTFGLYAREIIPPGGEGLPALLYLQGGPGFPAPRPLAPTGLIGKALERYRVILMDQRGTGRSHRIDALSPAAERTAEHLALLRQDNIVRDAERLREHLGLEKWSLFGQSFGGFCITAYLSQAPERVEHAFFTGGIPTLKGADELYRATFSKLKARQQRFYREFPWAQGRIEEIISHLDNSDERLPTGERLSALRFRTIGIELGRGTGFDSLAYLLEEPFRTEAGEKRLRGDFLADVGQRVSFADAPLYAAIHESIYGGAGGQAATNWAAHRVREEFPEFAEGGTWLTGEHIFPWQFDEDPALQAFADAAHGLARHEFSPPYALGEVPTTAAAIYVDDIFVPLEESLATAAHLGDLRPWINNEFQHNGIREDGATILGKLFSLIDDH, from the coding sequence ATGACCTCCTATCGCCGCTTCGGCCAAACAATTAAAGAGCACCACCTAGAAGTCCCGTGGGATTATTCCAATCCCCACGGGACTTTTGGGCTTTACGCCCGCGAAATAATCCCGCCCGGCGGCGAGGGCCTGCCCGCATTGCTCTACCTGCAGGGCGGTCCTGGTTTCCCGGCGCCTCGGCCATTGGCGCCTACGGGGCTGATTGGCAAGGCACTGGAGCGCTACCGCGTTATCCTCATGGATCAGCGCGGCACCGGCCGCTCGCACCGCATTGATGCGCTTAGCCCGGCCGCAGAGCGCACTGCAGAGCACTTGGCGTTGCTGCGCCAAGACAATATCGTCCGCGATGCCGAGCGCCTGCGCGAGCACCTCGGACTCGAGAAATGGTCGCTGTTCGGGCAGTCTTTCGGCGGTTTTTGCATCACCGCCTACCTATCCCAGGCACCCGAGCGCGTCGAGCATGCTTTCTTCACCGGCGGCATCCCCACGCTGAAGGGCGCGGACGAGCTCTACCGCGCTACCTTCAGCAAACTCAAGGCCCGCCAGCAGCGTTTCTACCGCGAATTCCCGTGGGCACAAGGCCGGATCGAGGAGATCATTTCCCACCTGGACAATTCAGATGAGCGGCTTCCTACCGGTGAGCGCCTGTCCGCGCTGCGCTTTCGTACCATCGGCATTGAGCTCGGCCGTGGCACCGGCTTTGATTCGCTGGCCTATCTGCTGGAGGAGCCCTTCCGCACCGAGGCGGGGGAGAAGCGGTTGCGGGGTGATTTCCTGGCGGACGTCGGCCAGCGCGTGAGCTTTGCAGACGCTCCGTTGTACGCCGCAATCCATGAGTCGATTTATGGCGGCGCCGGTGGCCAGGCCGCTACGAACTGGGCGGCGCACCGCGTGCGCGAGGAATTTCCGGAGTTTGCTGAGGGCGGCACCTGGCTGACCGGCGAGCACATTTTCCCCTGGCAGTTCGACGAGGACCCAGCCTTGCAAGCGTTTGCCGACGCCGCCCATGGTCTTGCCCGCCACGAATTCTCCCCGCCCTATGCGTTGGGCGAGGTGCCCACCACGGCCGCGGCCATCTACGTCGATGATATTTTCGTCCCGCTCGAGGAGTCCTTGGCTACGGCCGCGCACCTGGGAGACCTGCGGCCGTGGATTAACAATGAATTCCAGCACAACGGCATCCGCGAGGATGGTGCGACCATCTTGGGGAAGCTCTTTTCGCTTATTGACGATCACTAG
- a CDS encoding SPFH domain-containing protein gives MIATIVIVFILLIILGTLFDGYFIVRTREAAILERLGKFQKVAHAGLHFKMPWVDRVRDKISLQVRQLDVMVETKTKDNVFVQIPVAVQYEVVQGREREAYYMLSNHEQQIVAYVQDNVRSSVANMNLDDSFSSKDTIARNVAASLRDNMAEYGWNFVNTLVTDIRPDSRVRESMNSINAAQREREAAVAQAEAEKIRVVKEAEGAAEAKKLQGRGVADQRKEIVEGIAQQYEMLRDAGVEESPEALMLVSQYLDAMVDVSHNGQASVLYMPSNPQGMGDLFSGMRDVLMANRALDSAEEPSQRRRLQPKKPSRAEEIERESKRQAERAKREAIAASQRAEQQRSEHQQAEPQPQQGPHSTAQPQAAREYFQQLREQLKNEE, from the coding sequence ATGATTGCCACCATAGTAATAGTTTTTATCCTGCTGATTATCTTGGGAACGCTTTTCGATGGCTATTTCATCGTTCGCACTCGCGAAGCTGCCATTTTGGAGCGTTTGGGCAAATTCCAAAAGGTGGCGCATGCTGGCCTGCACTTTAAGATGCCGTGGGTGGACCGTGTACGCGATAAGATTTCGCTGCAGGTGCGCCAGCTGGATGTGATGGTGGAGACAAAGACAAAGGACAATGTCTTCGTCCAAATCCCTGTTGCCGTGCAGTACGAGGTGGTCCAGGGCCGCGAGCGCGAGGCGTACTACATGCTCTCCAATCACGAGCAGCAGATTGTGGCCTACGTCCAGGACAATGTTCGTTCCTCCGTAGCGAATATGAACCTAGATGATTCCTTCTCCTCCAAGGACACCATCGCCCGCAATGTTGCGGCCTCCCTGCGCGACAACATGGCCGAGTATGGCTGGAATTTTGTCAACACCTTGGTCACCGATATTCGCCCCGATTCCCGGGTGCGCGAGTCCATGAACTCCATTAACGCGGCGCAGCGCGAGCGCGAGGCGGCCGTCGCCCAGGCGGAGGCTGAAAAGATCCGCGTGGTGAAGGAAGCCGAGGGTGCAGCCGAGGCGAAGAAACTGCAGGGCCGCGGCGTCGCCGACCAGCGTAAGGAAATCGTCGAGGGCATTGCCCAGCAGTACGAAATGCTTCGCGACGCCGGCGTGGAAGAATCCCCCGAAGCCCTCATGCTGGTCTCCCAGTACCTCGATGCAATGGTCGACGTCTCCCACAACGGCCAGGCGTCCGTTCTTTACATGCCCTCCAACCCGCAGGGGATGGGCGATCTTTTCAGTGGCATGCGCGATGTGCTCATGGCCAATCGCGCCCTCGACTCTGCCGAGGAGCCGTCGCAGCGCCGTCGCCTGCAGCCTAAGAAGCCTTCCCGCGCTGAAGAAATCGAGCGCGAATCTAAGCGACAGGCCGAACGCGCCAAGCGCGAAGCCATCGCCGCTTCCCAGCGCGCTGAGCAGCAACGCTCCGAGCACCAGCAGGCAGAGCCGCAGCCGCAGCAGGGCCCGCACTCCACTGCGCAGCCCCAGGCTGCCCGCGAGTACTTCCAGCAGCTGCGCGAGCAACTAAAAAACGAGGAGTAG
- a CDS encoding HNH endonuclease signature motif containing protein, translating into MSALKAYATHIASAMDILAEAHGMSERALLELGLPDVEARDLRALAAVYFGPTGFSRKQRHAAAAARHHDLITLKLIEKYVSRVRTKREAWNLRVELCRLRGPASEIARRAKQRLRELRPRRMPPREGVQLLRRPNGPWTMRITAPSAFLAEFDAALDPDRPLDSLRDLLRGTGAPSARTTTNVIIPLNALDQILDGDGEEVTLRLSNGATISGAELVERTFTEHGLATLIHPVKGPVNLYRTSRYATEKQRQMAAAENPTCPWPPCNHPADKAQIHHLKAWKHGGLTNMENLTVCCPYHNGVNQDDPNAPPLRGRLARVNGKVRWVR; encoded by the coding sequence ATGAGCGCACTTAAGGCCTATGCCACCCACATAGCCTCGGCGATGGACATCCTCGCCGAGGCCCACGGCATGTCTGAGCGCGCCCTTCTCGAGCTGGGCTTACCTGACGTCGAGGCCCGCGACCTCCGCGCGCTGGCCGCGGTCTACTTCGGACCGACCGGCTTTAGCCGCAAGCAACGCCACGCAGCCGCGGCCGCCCGCCACCACGACCTCATAACGCTCAAGCTGATTGAAAAGTACGTCTCCCGGGTGCGTACTAAGCGTGAGGCGTGGAACCTGCGCGTGGAGCTGTGCCGCCTGCGTGGGCCGGCTTCTGAAATTGCCCGCCGCGCCAAGCAGCGCCTGCGCGAACTTCGCCCGCGCCGCATGCCACCCCGCGAAGGCGTCCAACTCCTTCGCCGCCCTAACGGACCGTGGACCATGCGGATTACCGCACCCTCGGCCTTCCTTGCTGAATTCGACGCCGCGCTCGACCCCGACCGCCCCCTCGATTCCCTCCGCGACCTCCTTCGCGGCACCGGCGCGCCTTCCGCGCGCACCACCACCAACGTCATCATCCCGCTCAACGCTCTAGACCAAATCCTGGACGGCGACGGCGAGGAAGTCACGCTGCGCCTTAGCAATGGCGCCACCATTTCCGGCGCCGAGCTCGTCGAGCGCACCTTCACCGAGCACGGCCTCGCGACGCTTATCCACCCCGTCAAGGGCCCAGTCAACCTGTATCGCACATCGCGTTACGCCACCGAGAAACAGCGGCAGATGGCCGCGGCCGAAAATCCCACCTGCCCATGGCCGCCGTGCAACCATCCGGCGGACAAGGCCCAGATCCATCACCTCAAGGCGTGGAAACACGGCGGGTTGACCAATATGGAGAACCTGACGGTATGCTGCCCCTACCACAACGGGGTCAACCAAGATGATCCAAATGCCCCGCCGCTGCGCGGGCGCCTTGCCCGGGTCAATGGCAAGGTCCGCTGGGTTCGTTAG
- a CDS encoding TetR/AcrR family transcriptional regulator gives MGEILLPRRRPAQARSRERFERILQAARAVLVDVGFESFTVDEVAHRAGVPIGTLYQFFANKYVLVCELDRQDTAASRAEIERFSRRAPDVQWPDVLDETIDHLARMWRDDPSRRAVWHAVQSTPATRATAADTERQLLCPLSEILSPLAPSMSDDQRIDLAGFLIHSVVSQLNYATAGDPGDFDAVVVEIKRMLVSYLFAIAAHWGS, from the coding sequence GTGGGAGAGATTCTGCTACCGCGGCGTCGGCCAGCGCAGGCGCGCAGTCGCGAGCGCTTCGAGCGCATTCTGCAGGCCGCCCGCGCCGTGCTTGTCGACGTCGGCTTTGAATCCTTCACCGTCGACGAAGTCGCCCACCGCGCCGGGGTGCCCATCGGCACGCTGTATCAGTTCTTTGCCAATAAATACGTGCTCGTCTGCGAGCTCGACCGCCAAGACACGGCCGCCAGCCGGGCCGAAATCGAGCGCTTCTCCCGCCGTGCCCCGGACGTGCAGTGGCCCGATGTGCTGGATGAAACCATCGATCACCTGGCGCGCATGTGGCGCGACGATCCCTCCCGGCGCGCCGTGTGGCATGCCGTGCAATCCACCCCCGCCACCCGCGCGACGGCCGCAGATACCGAGCGTCAGCTGCTTTGCCCCTTGTCAGAAATCCTCTCCCCGCTCGCGCCGTCCATGAGCGATGACCAACGCATTGACCTGGCCGGCTTCCTTATCCACAGCGTGGTCTCGCAGCTCAATTACGCAACTGCGGGCGACCCAGGCGACTTTGACGCCGTGGTCGTAGAGATTAAGCGCATGCTCGTTTCGTATCTATTTGCCATTGCGGCCCACTGGGGCAGTTGA
- the bcp gene encoding thioredoxin-dependent thiol peroxidase translates to MTENRLNVGDTAPAFALADDAGNTVSLADYAGQRVLVYFYPRANTPGCTKEACDFRDSLEQLNDLNIAVVGISPDKPEALAKFRADHELNFPLLSDPDKSVMTAYGAFGEKKNYGKVVQGVIRSTFLVEPDGTIGQTHYNVKATGHVARVMKGLS, encoded by the coding sequence ATGACTGAAAACCGTTTGAATGTTGGAGATACCGCCCCTGCTTTTGCGCTTGCCGACGACGCCGGAAACACCGTTTCCCTCGCCGATTACGCAGGCCAGCGCGTACTTGTCTACTTCTACCCCCGCGCCAATACCCCGGGCTGCACCAAGGAAGCCTGCGATTTCCGCGATTCCCTGGAACAGCTCAATGATCTCAATATTGCCGTCGTAGGCATCTCGCCAGATAAGCCGGAGGCGCTGGCGAAGTTCCGCGCGGACCACGAGCTGAACTTCCCGCTGCTGTCGGATCCGGATAAGTCTGTCATGACCGCCTATGGCGCGTTTGGGGAAAAGAAGAACTACGGCAAGGTCGTCCAGGGCGTTATCCGCTCCACCTTCCTGGTCGAGCCGGATGGCACCATCGGCCAGACGCACTACAACGTCAAGGCCACCGGCCACGTCGCCCGCGTGATGAAGGGGCTTAGCTAG
- a CDS encoding DUF3618 domain-containing protein, translating into MARNIEDIQRDIERTRRQLAGTLDELAQRSKPQNFANEAKTAATDKLQDRNVQMALGGVGAAVVGLIAFSVFRSRRRKSDLKELQRLLSERH; encoded by the coding sequence GTGGCACGCAATATTGAAGACATTCAGCGCGATATCGAGCGCACCCGCCGCCAGCTGGCCGGCACCTTGGACGAGCTGGCACAGCGCAGCAAGCCGCAGAACTTTGCCAACGAGGCTAAGACCGCGGCCACCGATAAGCTGCAGGACCGCAACGTGCAGATGGCCCTGGGTGGCGTCGGCGCCGCTGTGGTTGGCCTGATTGCTTTCTCGGTCTTCCGCTCTCGCCGCCGCAAGAGCGACCTGAAGGAGCTGCAGCGCCTGCTGTCCGAGCGCCACTAA
- a CDS encoding glutaminase — protein sequence MKTPIPFYLQEILTKVRDNRDGAVADYIPELAKAEPEYLGAAMCTTTGHVYSAGDDEVEFTLQSLSKPFVYALALQELGLSAVREIVGMEPSGEAFNELSLNRDDHRPVNPMINAGAIAVTQLINGVDSEPAARVERLRTYFSRLAGRDLLIDDAMRSSELEVSERNLSLAHMLRNYDIIQDEAHDAVSTYIEQCSIVVTVRDLAVMSATLANGGVQPVTGDKILDADVCRLTLSVMSSAGMYDGAGRWMAEVGIPAKSGVSGGLLGTLPGQLGVATFSPRLNKEGNSVRGVDAFKLLSKDMGLHLMSTDERYGVNPVRKVEQDAELTVIYLQGLINFNAAETILYELMESDFGEGTVVLELSHITGTNRMGRRMLKEGLRRIRESGFDIAIVDPDGELEDRTMSDGTEVPKGEPEDYTINGEPV from the coding sequence ATGAAGACACCAATCCCTTTTTATTTGCAGGAAATCCTCACCAAGGTGCGCGATAATCGCGACGGCGCCGTGGCGGACTATATTCCGGAGCTGGCTAAGGCGGAGCCTGAATATCTCGGCGCCGCGATGTGCACCACCACCGGCCACGTTTATTCTGCGGGCGATGATGAGGTGGAATTTACCCTTCAGTCCTTGTCCAAGCCTTTTGTTTATGCGCTGGCTCTCCAGGAGCTTGGTCTTTCCGCGGTGCGCGAGATTGTGGGTATGGAGCCTTCGGGCGAGGCCTTCAACGAGCTTTCGCTCAACCGAGATGACCATCGGCCGGTCAACCCGATGATTAATGCGGGCGCGATTGCGGTCACGCAGCTGATTAATGGCGTGGATTCGGAGCCTGCCGCGCGCGTGGAGCGCCTGCGCACCTATTTTTCGCGGCTGGCGGGGCGCGATTTGCTTATCGACGACGCCATGCGTTCCTCCGAGCTGGAAGTCAGCGAACGCAACCTCTCGCTGGCGCACATGTTGCGCAACTACGACATCATCCAGGACGAGGCGCACGATGCGGTGTCGACCTATATTGAGCAGTGCTCGATTGTGGTGACGGTGCGGGATTTGGCCGTGATGTCGGCAACGTTGGCGAATGGTGGCGTGCAGCCGGTGACGGGGGACAAGATTCTCGATGCGGACGTGTGCCGGTTGACGCTATCGGTAATGAGCTCGGCTGGCATGTACGACGGCGCCGGCCGATGGATGGCCGAGGTGGGTATCCCGGCGAAGTCGGGTGTTTCGGGCGGCCTGCTGGGCACGCTGCCGGGCCAGCTGGGCGTGGCGACATTCTCGCCGCGACTGAACAAGGAAGGCAACTCGGTGCGCGGGGTGGATGCGTTCAAGCTGTTGTCGAAGGACATGGGCCTGCACCTGATGTCTACGGACGAGCGCTATGGCGTGAACCCGGTGCGCAAGGTGGAGCAGGACGCGGAGCTGACCGTGATCTACCTGCAGGGCCTGATCAACTTCAACGCGGCCGAGACTATCTTGTACGAGTTGATGGAGTCGGATTTTGGCGAGGGCACGGTGGTGCTCGAGCTATCGCATATTACGGGCACGAACCGCATGGGCCGACGCATGCTGAAGGAGGGGCTGCGCCGAATTCGCGAGTCTGGCTTCGATATTGCCATCGTGGATCCGGATGGGGAGCTGGAAGATCGCACCATGTCGGACGGCACCGAGGTGCCCAAGGGAGAGCCGGAAGACTACACGATCAACGGTGAACCCGTTTAG